In a single window of the Patagioenas fasciata isolate bPatFas1 chromosome 22, bPatFas1.hap1, whole genome shotgun sequence genome:
- the ARHGAP23 gene encoding rho GTPase-activating protein 23 isoform X7 has translation MGDEHPTPGRRDGVSPNANVPPEGTFSWVGPKTLVLRKSSQGGFGFTLRHFIVYPPESAIHSTTKQQEEENGNRAAGPPRSRLEPMDTIFVKSVREDGPAHQAGLRTGDRLVKVNGESIIGKTYSQVIALIQNSDDVLELAIMPKDEDILQLAYSQDAYLKGNEPYSGGAQSIPEPPPICYPRKTYPFQTRGAEPPPGQPLDSRTPSSPLGPTALASTRSDGGGSPAHRPDQSPPGGPPPRPTAPHGPPGSFSRTGCPGNVTSSIASDRYGVPPTCYPKHLPEHRTHCGFKEGVGGLSGPTRDTAGRVPGRQECQQALSRWFCSQEPRRSSSEERRHAMPPRHRSVSQDRLGGSGATPRGWPHSASHDTLLQPPREGWAPRARSHHHLGRCGRSMEALEPGALLATRLDRSAWPPERGCRATGTGTAHPVPHGSFAPSSSSSREPAPVQKHPSHPNLPSADDSGYIGYRSYSPSFQRRTGLLHALSFRDPAFGGLPTFSISPRPERVVPAVPPATGPQPVPSAPREQWPESSRAPEQAEERREEVVLRQKPPTGRKMPPPLRQMNFVFPEGMKETDICDPPPAAGKGDRPVAERTGRHVAPLAAPEDSLASIPFIDEPTSPSIDLKAKHVPASSVVSSAMNSAPAVATSPPSPTFAFALSRHYSQDCSSIRAGRRSSYLLAITTERSKSCDDGLNAFRDEGKILRRMPSRVPSLRMLRSFFTDGSLDSLGTSEDARSKRHSTSDLSDVPFSAVRKEGWLHCKQILTKKGKKVGGGIRQWKRVFAVLRTHSLYLCKDRREAVTCAPAPGEEEPPISIRACLVDISYSETKRKHVFRLTTADFCEYLFQAEDREDMLAWIKVIRENSKAEGEDPGFASQALINKKLNDYRKVSPAGTKPDSSPKGSRGLGIRAEFLKQTGTSAPRSPRQDVAVTKDESSSQKAPWGINIMKKNKKSAPRAFGVRLEDCQPALDNKNVPLIVEACCKVVEDRGLEYMGIYRVPGNNAVVSSLQEQLNKGATEINLQDERWQDLNVISSLLKSFFRKLPEPLFTDDKYNDFIEANRIEDASERMRTLRKLIRDLPGHYYETLKFLVGHLKTIADHSEKNKMEPRNLALVFGPTLVRTSEDNMTDMVTHMPDRYKIVETLIQHSDWFFSDKEDKGEKTPVDEKEAQSVPNIEYLLPNIGRTAAPGDAAGLTRSGSAKPKGTWPSRKAPPHRELLAIPFVSAAARKRKKKREAEGVGSSTDDDAERRDTPSHGQEDKGTVATPPAPHGTGTEPAAPSPTAAERESSLEPGGAALDPAPDARSIVSGYSTLSTMDRSLCSEGPSVAGSRGDEADDERSELSHMETDTESRQVDGGTGDEDKTPTGRPSFNSHHLIQCDTLARRKMGRPRPAGDTPAPPGGDDPVPPGRPSLREQLRQRLRSSADDMGVRLRRARSPESRRKKSSWRRHTVVVAPGGLKDLNFNEWKEPQGREVALSPCRDKDSGLSSLESPKARPPAPTETPGTMTPPGTPATPLRFPQCL, from the exons CAGGTCCCCCCCGGAGCCGCCTGGAGCCCATGGACACCATCTTTGTGAAGAGCGTGCGGGAGGACGGGCCGGCTCACCAGGCTGGGCTGCGCACCG GGGACCGGCTGGTCAAGGTGAATGGCGAGAGCATCATCGGGAAAACCTACTCGCAGGTCATCGCGCTGATCCAGAACAG tgacgaTGTGCTGGAGCTCGCCATCATGCCCAAGGACGAGGACATCCTCCAGCTG gCATATTCACAGGATGCTTACCTGAAGGGCAACGAGCCGTACTCCGGGGGGGCACAGAGCATCCCCGAGCCACCCCCCATCTGCTACCCACGCAAGACCTACCCCTTCCAGACACGGGGTGCTGAGCCCCCCCCGGGCCAACCGCTGGACTCCCGCACCCCCTCGTCCCCGCTTGGCCCCACCGCGCTCGCCAGCACCCGCAGTGATGGGGGGGGCAGCCCCGCACACCGCCCCGATCAATCGCCCCCCGGGGGGCCCCCCCCacgccccactgccccccatggcccccccggCTCCTTCTCCCGCACCGGCTGCCCCGGCAACGTCACATCCTCCATCGCATCCGACCGCTACGGGGTGCCCCCTACCTGCTACCCCAAGCACCTCCCGGAGCACCGGACTCACTGCGGCTTCAAGGAGGGTGTGGGGGGGCTGTCGGGCCCCACCCGGGACACGGCGGGCAGGGTGCCGGGCCGCCAGGAATGCCAGCAGGCTCTGTCCCGCTGGTTCTGCAGCCAGGAGCCGCGGCGCAGCTCCTCGGAGGAGCGGCGGCACGCCATGCCCCCCCGGCACCGCAGCGTGTCCCAGGACCGCCTGGGGGGCTCGGGAGCGACCCCCCGGGGGTGGCCGCACAGCGCCTCGCACGACACCCTGCTGCAGCCCCCCCGCGAGGGCTGGGCGCCCCGCGCCCGCTCCCACCATCACCTGGGCCGCTGCGGGCGCTCCATGGAGGCTCTGGAGCCCGGCGCTCTGCTCGCCACTCGCCTGGACCGCTCCGCCTGGCCACCCGAGAGGGGCTGCCGggccaccggcaccggcaccgcccaCCCCGTCCCGCACGGCTCCTTCgcgccttcttcctcctcctcacggGAGCCGGCGCCCGTGCAGAAGCACCCATCGCATCCCAACCTGCCGAGCGCCGACGATTCCGGATACATCGGGTACCGCAGCTACAGCCCGTCCTTCCAGCGCCGCACCGGGCTGCTGCACGCCCTGTCCTTCCGCGACCCGGCTTTCGGTGGCCTCCCCACCTTCAGCATCTCACCACGGCCGGAGAGGGTGGTCCCCGCCGTGCCACCAGCCACCGGTCCCCAGCCGGTCCCCAGCGCGCCCCGGGAGCAGTGGCCGGAGAGCAGCCGGGCACCCGAGCAGGCCGAGGAGCGGAGGGAAGAGGTGGTTTTGCGGCAGAAGCCGCCCACGGGACGCAAGATGCCGCCCCCCCTGCGGCAGATGAACTTTGTCTTCCCCGAGGGGATGAAGGAGACGGACATTTGTGACCCCCCCCCGGCTGCTGGCAAAGGGGACAGGCCGGTGGCCGAGCGGACAGGCCGGCACGTGGCTCCATTAGCGGCCCCTGAGGACTCCCTGGCGTCCATCCCCTTCATCG ATGAACCCACCAGCCCCAGCATCGACCTGAAGGCCAAACATGTCCCCGCCTCCTCGGTGGTCTCCAGTGCCATGAACTCGGCCCCCGCTGTCGCCACCAGCCCCCCTTCGCCCACCTTTGCCTTCGCCCTGAGCCGCCACTACTCCCAGGACTGCA GCAGCATCAGGGCCGGGCGCCGCTCCTCCTACCTCCTGGCCATCACCACCGAGCGCTCCAAGTCCTGCGACGATGGTCTGAACGCATTTCGGGATGAGGGGAAGATCCTCAG GAGGATGCCCAGCCGGGTCCCCAGCCTCCGCATGCTGAGGAGCTTCTTCACTGATGGG TCTCTGGACAGCCTTGGCACGTCCGAAGACGCCCGTTCTAAAAGACACTCAACCTCCGACCTCTCGGACGTCCCGTTCAGCGCCGTGAGGAAGGAGGGCTGGCTCCACTGCAAGCAGATCCTCACCAAAAAGGGGAAG AAGGTCGGTGGAGGCATCCGGCAGTGGAAGCGCGTCTTCGCCGTGCTGCGCACCCACTCGCTGTACCTGTGCAAGGACAGGCGGGAGGCGGTGACCTGCGCCCCGGCCCCAGGTGAGGAGGAGCCGCCGATCAGCATCCGAGCGTGCCTGGTGGACATCTCCTACAGCGAGACCAAGAGGAAGCACGTCTTCCGCCTGACGACCGCTGACTTCTGTGAATATCTCTTTCAGGCAGAGGATCGGGAAGACATGCTGGCCTGGATCAAAGTCATCAGGGAGAACAGCAAGGCCGAGGGCGAG gaccctggtTTTGCCAGCCAAGCGCTTATCAACAAGAAGTTAAATGACTACCGGAAAGTGAG ccccgcgggcacCAAACCCGATTCCTCGCCCAAGGGCTCCCGCGGGCTGGGGATCCGAGCCGAGTTCCTGAAGCAGACGGGAACCAGTGCACCCCGGTCCCCCAGGCAGGATGTGGCTGTCACGAAAG atgAGAGCAGCTCCCAAAAAGCCCCGTGGGGTATTAACATCATGAAGAAGAACAAGAAATCTGCCCCCAGAGCCTTCGGGGTGAGGCTGGAGGACTGTCAGCCTGCCCTGGACAACAAG AACGTCCCCCTGATCGTGGAAGCTTGCTGCAAGGTGGTGGAGGACCGAGGGCTGGAGTACATGGGCATCTACCGCGTCCCCGGGAACAACGCCGTGGTGTCCAGCCTGCAGGAGCAGCTCAACAAGGGGGCCACCGAGATTAACCTGCAGGATGAG CGGTGGCAGGACCTGAACGTCATCAGCAGCCTCTTGAAATCCTTCTTCCGAAAGCTGCCCGAGCCTCTCTTCACCGATG ATAAATACAATGACTTCATTGAGGCGAACCGGATCGAGGATGCCAGCGAGAGGATGAGAACACTGAGGAAGCTg ATCCGGGACCTGCCAGGTCACTACTATGAGACACTCAAGTTCCTGGTGGGTCACCTGAAGACCATCGCGGACCACTCAGAGAAGAACAAG ATGGAGCCCCGAAACCTGGCACTGGTGTTCGGCCCCACGCTGGTGCGCACGTCCGAGGACAACATGACCGACATGGTGACGCACATGCCCGACCGCTATAAGATTGTGGAGACCCTCATCCAGCAC TCAGACTGGTTCTTCAGTGACAAAGAGGACAAGGGCGAGAAG ACCCCCGTGGATGAGAAGGAGGCTCAGTCCGTTCCCAACATCGAGTACCTGCTCCCCAACATCGGCAGGACCGCGGCGCCCGGCGATGCCGCAG GCTTGACCCGCAGCGGCTCTGCCAAACCAAAG GGCACGTGGCCGTCGCGGAAGGCGCCACCGCACCGGGAGCTCCTCGCCATCCCCTTCGTCTCGGCCGCCGCCcgcaagaggaagaagaagagagagGCTGAAGGTGTCGGGAGCAGCACCGATGACGATGCGGAGCGCAGGGACACTCCGAGCCATGGGCAGGAGGACAAGGGGACCGTGGCCACCCCGCCAGCCCCCCACGGCACCGGCACCGAGCCGGCGGCCCCCAGCCCCACCGCGGCGGAGCGGGAGAGCTCCCTGGAGCCCGGGGGTGCCGCGTTGGATCCTGCGCCCGACGCTCGCTCCATCGTGTCCGGCTACTCCACTCTGTCCACCATGGACCGCAGCCTCTGCTCCGAGGGGCCCTCAGTGGCCGGGAGCCGCGGGGACGAAGCGGATGACGAGCGCAGCGAGCTCAGCCACATGGAGACGGACACCGAGAGCCGGCAGGTGGACGGGGGAACTGGGGACGAGGACAAGACCCCCACGGGCCGCCCCTCCTTTAACTCCCACCACCTGATCCAGTGCGACACGCTGGCCCGCAGGAAGATGGGGCGGCCCCGGCCGGCCGGTGACACCCCAGCACCCCCGGGGGGTGACGACCCCGTCCCCCCGGGCCGGCCCTCGCTGCGGGAGCAGCTCCGGCAGCGGCTCCGATCCTCGGCCGACGACATGGGGGTGCGGCTGCGGCGGGCCCGATCCCCCGAGAGCCGCCGCAAGAAGAGCAGCTGGCGGCGGCACACGGTGGTGGTGGCACCCGGTGGCCTCAAGGACCTCAACTTCAACGAGTGGAAGGAGCCGCAGGGGCGGGAGGTGGCCCTGAGCCCCTGCCGTGACAAGGACTCGGGGCTCAGCAGCCTGGAGTCCCCCAAAGCGAGACCCCCGGCCCCCACGGAGACACCGGGCACCATGACCCCCCCAGGCACCCCCGCCACACCCTTGCGCTTCCCCCAGTGTCTGTGA
- the ARHGAP23 gene encoding rho GTPase-activating protein 23 isoform X8, whose product MEQPTPGRRDGVSPNANVPPEGTFSWVGPKTLVLRKSSQGGFGFTLRHFIVYPPESAIHSTTKQQEEENGNRAAGPPRSRLEPMDTIFVKSVREDGPAHQAGLRTGDRLVKVNGESIIGKTYSQVIALIQNSDDVLELAIMPKDEDILQLAYSQDAYLKGNEPYSGGAQSIPEPPPICYPRKTYPFQTRGAEPPPGQPLDSRTPSSPLGPTALASTRSDGGGSPAHRPDQSPPGGPPPRPTAPHGPPGSFSRTGCPGNVTSSIASDRYGVPPTCYPKHLPEHRTHCGFKEGVGGLSGPTRDTAGRVPGRQECQQALSRWFCSQEPRRSSSEERRHAMPPRHRSVSQDRLGGSGATPRGWPHSASHDTLLQPPREGWAPRARSHHHLGRCGRSMEALEPGALLATRLDRSAWPPERGCRATGTGTAHPVPHGSFAPSSSSSREPAPVQKHPSHPNLPSADDSGYIGYRSYSPSFQRRTGLLHALSFRDPAFGGLPTFSISPRPERVVPAVPPATGPQPVPSAPREQWPESSRAPEQAEERREEVVLRQKPPTGRKMPPPLRQMNFVFPEGMKETDICDPPPAAGKGDRPVAERTGRHVAPLAAPEDSLASIPFIDEPTSPSIDLKAKHVPASSVVSSAMNSAPAVATSPPSPTFAFALSRHYSQDCSSIRAGRRSSYLLAITTERSKSCDDGLNAFRDEGKILRRMPSRVPSLRMLRSFFTDGSLDSLGTSEDARSKRHSTSDLSDVPFSAVRKEGWLHCKQILTKKGKKVGGGIRQWKRVFAVLRTHSLYLCKDRREAVTCAPAPGEEEPPISIRACLVDISYSETKRKHVFRLTTADFCEYLFQAEDREDMLAWIKVIRENSKAEGEDPGFASQALINKKLNDYRKVSPAGTKPDSSPKGSRGLGIRAEFLKQTGTSAPRSPRQDVAVTKDESSSQKAPWGINIMKKNKKSAPRAFGVRLEDCQPALDNKNVPLIVEACCKVVEDRGLEYMGIYRVPGNNAVVSSLQEQLNKGATEINLQDERWQDLNVISSLLKSFFRKLPEPLFTDDKYNDFIEANRIEDASERMRTLRKLIRDLPGHYYETLKFLVGHLKTIADHSEKNKMEPRNLALVFGPTLVRTSEDNMTDMVTHMPDRYKIVETLIQHSDWFFSDKEDKGEKTPVDEKEAQSVPNIEYLLPNIGRTAAPGDAAGLTRSGSAKPKGTWPSRKAPPHRELLAIPFVSAAARKRKKKREAEGVGSSTDDDAERRDTPSHGQEDKGTVATPPAPHGTGTEPAAPSPTAAERESSLEPGGAALDPAPDARSIVSGYSTLSTMDRSLCSEGPSVAGSRGDEADDERSELSHMETDTESRQVDGGTGDEDKTPTGRPSFNSHHLIQCDTLARRKMGRPRPAGDTPAPPGGDDPVPPGRPSLREQLRQRLRSSADDMGVRLRRARSPESRRKKSSWRRHTVVVAPGGLKDLNFNEWKEPQGREVALSPCRDKDSGLSSLESPKARPPAPTETPGTMTPPGTPATPLRFPQCL is encoded by the exons CAGGTCCCCCCCGGAGCCGCCTGGAGCCCATGGACACCATCTTTGTGAAGAGCGTGCGGGAGGACGGGCCGGCTCACCAGGCTGGGCTGCGCACCG GGGACCGGCTGGTCAAGGTGAATGGCGAGAGCATCATCGGGAAAACCTACTCGCAGGTCATCGCGCTGATCCAGAACAG tgacgaTGTGCTGGAGCTCGCCATCATGCCCAAGGACGAGGACATCCTCCAGCTG gCATATTCACAGGATGCTTACCTGAAGGGCAACGAGCCGTACTCCGGGGGGGCACAGAGCATCCCCGAGCCACCCCCCATCTGCTACCCACGCAAGACCTACCCCTTCCAGACACGGGGTGCTGAGCCCCCCCCGGGCCAACCGCTGGACTCCCGCACCCCCTCGTCCCCGCTTGGCCCCACCGCGCTCGCCAGCACCCGCAGTGATGGGGGGGGCAGCCCCGCACACCGCCCCGATCAATCGCCCCCCGGGGGGCCCCCCCCacgccccactgccccccatggcccccccggCTCCTTCTCCCGCACCGGCTGCCCCGGCAACGTCACATCCTCCATCGCATCCGACCGCTACGGGGTGCCCCCTACCTGCTACCCCAAGCACCTCCCGGAGCACCGGACTCACTGCGGCTTCAAGGAGGGTGTGGGGGGGCTGTCGGGCCCCACCCGGGACACGGCGGGCAGGGTGCCGGGCCGCCAGGAATGCCAGCAGGCTCTGTCCCGCTGGTTCTGCAGCCAGGAGCCGCGGCGCAGCTCCTCGGAGGAGCGGCGGCACGCCATGCCCCCCCGGCACCGCAGCGTGTCCCAGGACCGCCTGGGGGGCTCGGGAGCGACCCCCCGGGGGTGGCCGCACAGCGCCTCGCACGACACCCTGCTGCAGCCCCCCCGCGAGGGCTGGGCGCCCCGCGCCCGCTCCCACCATCACCTGGGCCGCTGCGGGCGCTCCATGGAGGCTCTGGAGCCCGGCGCTCTGCTCGCCACTCGCCTGGACCGCTCCGCCTGGCCACCCGAGAGGGGCTGCCGggccaccggcaccggcaccgcccaCCCCGTCCCGCACGGCTCCTTCgcgccttcttcctcctcctcacggGAGCCGGCGCCCGTGCAGAAGCACCCATCGCATCCCAACCTGCCGAGCGCCGACGATTCCGGATACATCGGGTACCGCAGCTACAGCCCGTCCTTCCAGCGCCGCACCGGGCTGCTGCACGCCCTGTCCTTCCGCGACCCGGCTTTCGGTGGCCTCCCCACCTTCAGCATCTCACCACGGCCGGAGAGGGTGGTCCCCGCCGTGCCACCAGCCACCGGTCCCCAGCCGGTCCCCAGCGCGCCCCGGGAGCAGTGGCCGGAGAGCAGCCGGGCACCCGAGCAGGCCGAGGAGCGGAGGGAAGAGGTGGTTTTGCGGCAGAAGCCGCCCACGGGACGCAAGATGCCGCCCCCCCTGCGGCAGATGAACTTTGTCTTCCCCGAGGGGATGAAGGAGACGGACATTTGTGACCCCCCCCCGGCTGCTGGCAAAGGGGACAGGCCGGTGGCCGAGCGGACAGGCCGGCACGTGGCTCCATTAGCGGCCCCTGAGGACTCCCTGGCGTCCATCCCCTTCATCG ATGAACCCACCAGCCCCAGCATCGACCTGAAGGCCAAACATGTCCCCGCCTCCTCGGTGGTCTCCAGTGCCATGAACTCGGCCCCCGCTGTCGCCACCAGCCCCCCTTCGCCCACCTTTGCCTTCGCCCTGAGCCGCCACTACTCCCAGGACTGCA GCAGCATCAGGGCCGGGCGCCGCTCCTCCTACCTCCTGGCCATCACCACCGAGCGCTCCAAGTCCTGCGACGATGGTCTGAACGCATTTCGGGATGAGGGGAAGATCCTCAG GAGGATGCCCAGCCGGGTCCCCAGCCTCCGCATGCTGAGGAGCTTCTTCACTGATGGG TCTCTGGACAGCCTTGGCACGTCCGAAGACGCCCGTTCTAAAAGACACTCAACCTCCGACCTCTCGGACGTCCCGTTCAGCGCCGTGAGGAAGGAGGGCTGGCTCCACTGCAAGCAGATCCTCACCAAAAAGGGGAAG AAGGTCGGTGGAGGCATCCGGCAGTGGAAGCGCGTCTTCGCCGTGCTGCGCACCCACTCGCTGTACCTGTGCAAGGACAGGCGGGAGGCGGTGACCTGCGCCCCGGCCCCAGGTGAGGAGGAGCCGCCGATCAGCATCCGAGCGTGCCTGGTGGACATCTCCTACAGCGAGACCAAGAGGAAGCACGTCTTCCGCCTGACGACCGCTGACTTCTGTGAATATCTCTTTCAGGCAGAGGATCGGGAAGACATGCTGGCCTGGATCAAAGTCATCAGGGAGAACAGCAAGGCCGAGGGCGAG gaccctggtTTTGCCAGCCAAGCGCTTATCAACAAGAAGTTAAATGACTACCGGAAAGTGAG ccccgcgggcacCAAACCCGATTCCTCGCCCAAGGGCTCCCGCGGGCTGGGGATCCGAGCCGAGTTCCTGAAGCAGACGGGAACCAGTGCACCCCGGTCCCCCAGGCAGGATGTGGCTGTCACGAAAG atgAGAGCAGCTCCCAAAAAGCCCCGTGGGGTATTAACATCATGAAGAAGAACAAGAAATCTGCCCCCAGAGCCTTCGGGGTGAGGCTGGAGGACTGTCAGCCTGCCCTGGACAACAAG AACGTCCCCCTGATCGTGGAAGCTTGCTGCAAGGTGGTGGAGGACCGAGGGCTGGAGTACATGGGCATCTACCGCGTCCCCGGGAACAACGCCGTGGTGTCCAGCCTGCAGGAGCAGCTCAACAAGGGGGCCACCGAGATTAACCTGCAGGATGAG CGGTGGCAGGACCTGAACGTCATCAGCAGCCTCTTGAAATCCTTCTTCCGAAAGCTGCCCGAGCCTCTCTTCACCGATG ATAAATACAATGACTTCATTGAGGCGAACCGGATCGAGGATGCCAGCGAGAGGATGAGAACACTGAGGAAGCTg ATCCGGGACCTGCCAGGTCACTACTATGAGACACTCAAGTTCCTGGTGGGTCACCTGAAGACCATCGCGGACCACTCAGAGAAGAACAAG ATGGAGCCCCGAAACCTGGCACTGGTGTTCGGCCCCACGCTGGTGCGCACGTCCGAGGACAACATGACCGACATGGTGACGCACATGCCCGACCGCTATAAGATTGTGGAGACCCTCATCCAGCAC TCAGACTGGTTCTTCAGTGACAAAGAGGACAAGGGCGAGAAG ACCCCCGTGGATGAGAAGGAGGCTCAGTCCGTTCCCAACATCGAGTACCTGCTCCCCAACATCGGCAGGACCGCGGCGCCCGGCGATGCCGCAG GCTTGACCCGCAGCGGCTCTGCCAAACCAAAG GGCACGTGGCCGTCGCGGAAGGCGCCACCGCACCGGGAGCTCCTCGCCATCCCCTTCGTCTCGGCCGCCGCCcgcaagaggaagaagaagagagagGCTGAAGGTGTCGGGAGCAGCACCGATGACGATGCGGAGCGCAGGGACACTCCGAGCCATGGGCAGGAGGACAAGGGGACCGTGGCCACCCCGCCAGCCCCCCACGGCACCGGCACCGAGCCGGCGGCCCCCAGCCCCACCGCGGCGGAGCGGGAGAGCTCCCTGGAGCCCGGGGGTGCCGCGTTGGATCCTGCGCCCGACGCTCGCTCCATCGTGTCCGGCTACTCCACTCTGTCCACCATGGACCGCAGCCTCTGCTCCGAGGGGCCCTCAGTGGCCGGGAGCCGCGGGGACGAAGCGGATGACGAGCGCAGCGAGCTCAGCCACATGGAGACGGACACCGAGAGCCGGCAGGTGGACGGGGGAACTGGGGACGAGGACAAGACCCCCACGGGCCGCCCCTCCTTTAACTCCCACCACCTGATCCAGTGCGACACGCTGGCCCGCAGGAAGATGGGGCGGCCCCGGCCGGCCGGTGACACCCCAGCACCCCCGGGGGGTGACGACCCCGTCCCCCCGGGCCGGCCCTCGCTGCGGGAGCAGCTCCGGCAGCGGCTCCGATCCTCGGCCGACGACATGGGGGTGCGGCTGCGGCGGGCCCGATCCCCCGAGAGCCGCCGCAAGAAGAGCAGCTGGCGGCGGCACACGGTGGTGGTGGCACCCGGTGGCCTCAAGGACCTCAACTTCAACGAGTGGAAGGAGCCGCAGGGGCGGGAGGTGGCCCTGAGCCCCTGCCGTGACAAGGACTCGGGGCTCAGCAGCCTGGAGTCCCCCAAAGCGAGACCCCCGGCCCCCACGGAGACACCGGGCACCATGACCCCCCCAGGCACCCCCGCCACACCCTTGCGCTTCCCCCAGTGTCTGTGA